The Heterodontus francisci isolate sHetFra1 chromosome 14, sHetFra1.hap1, whole genome shotgun sequence nucleotide sequence gaaatggagtattgtagtccttttggaatggagtattgtagtcctgtagaaatggagtattgtagtccttttggaatggagtattgtagtccttttggaatggagtattgtggtcctgttggaatggagtattgtggtcctgttggaatggagtattgtagtcctgttggaatggagtattgtagtccatttggaatggagtattgtagtcctgtagaaatggagtattgtagtccttttggaatggattattgtggtccatttggaatggagtattgtagtcctgttggaatggagtattgtagtcctgttggaatggagtattgtagtccatttggaatggagtattgtagtcctgttggaatggagtattgtagtcctgttggaatggagtcttgtagtcctgttggaatggagtattgtcgtcctgtagaaatggagtattgtagtcctgttggaatggagtattgtagtcctgttggaatgcagttttgtcgtcctgttggaatggaatattgtattcctgttggaatggagtattgtagtcctgtagaaatggagtattgtactcactttggaatggagtattgtagtcctgttggaatggagtattgtagtcctgttggaatggagtattgcagTCCTGtttgaatggagtattgtagtccttttggaatgaagtattgtggtcctgttggaatggagtattgtagtcctgtttgaatggagtattgtagtccttttggaatgaagtattgtggtcctgttggaatggagtattgtggtcctgttggaatggagtattgtagtcctgttggaatggagtattgtggtcctgttggaatggagtattgtagtcctgttggaatggagtattgtagtccttttggaatggagtattgtcgtcctgttggaatggagtattgtagtccttttggaatggagtattgtagtcctgtagaaatggagtattgtagtccttttggaatggagtattgtagtccatttggaatggagtattgtagtcctgtagaaatggagtattgtagtcctgttggaatggagtattgtagtccttttggaatggagtattgtagtcctgttggaatggagtattgtattcctgttggaatggagtattgtagtccttttggaatggagtattgtcgtcctgttggaatcgagtattgtcgtcctgttggaatggactattgtagtccttttggaatggagtattgtagtcctgttggaatggagtattatagtcctgttggaatggagtattgtcgtcctgttggaatggactattgttgtcctgttggaatggagtattgtattcctgttggaatggagtattgtagtcctgttggaatggactattgtagtcctgttggaatggagtattgtcgtcctgttggaatggactattgttgtcctgttggaatggagtattgtagtcctgttggaatggagtattgtagtcctgttggaatggagtattgtagtcctgttggaatggagtattgtggtcctgttggaatggagtattgtagtcctgttggaatggagtattgtagtcctgttggaatggagtatgatattccatttggaatggagtattgtagtcctgtagaaatggagtattgtattcctgttggaatggagtattgtagtcctgtagaaatggagtattgtagtcctgttggaatggagtattgtagtcctgttggaatgcagttttgtagtcctgttggaatggaatattgtattcctgttggaatggagtattgtagtcctgtagaaatggagtattgtagtccttttggaatggagtattgtagtcctgtagaaatggagtattgtagtccttttggaatggattattgtggtccatttggaatggagtattgtagtccatttggaatggattattgtggtccatttggaatggagtattgtagtcctgttggaatggagtattgtagtcctgttggaatggagtattgtagtccatttggaatggagtattgtagtcctgttggaatggagtattgtagtcctgttggaatggagtcttgtagtcctgttggaatggagtattgtcgtcctgtagaaatggagtattgtagtcctgttggaatggagtattgtagtccatttggaatggagtattgtggtcctgttggaatggagtattgtagtcctgttgcaatgaagtattgtagtcctgttggaatggagtattgtagtccatttggaatggagtattgtagtcctgtagaaatggagtattgtagtccttttggaatggagtattgtagtcctgttggaatggagtattgtagtccatttggaatggagtattgtagtcctgcagaaatggagtattgtggtcctgttggaatggagtattgtagtcctgtcgaaatggagtattgtagtccttttggaatggagtattgtagtccttttggaatggagtattgtggtcctgttggaatggagtattgtagtcctgttggaatggagtattgtcgtcctgttggaatggagtattgtagtccatttggaatggagtattgtagtccttttggaatggagtattgtagtccttttggaatggagtattgtggtcctgttggaatggagtattgtagtcctgttggaatggagtattgtagtcctgtagaaatggagtattgtagtccttttggaatggagtattgtagtccttttggaatggagtattgtggtcctgttggaatggagtattgtagtcctgttggaatggagtattgtagtcctgttggaatggagtactgtagtcctgttggaatggagtatgatattccatttggaatggagtattgtagtcctgtagaaatggagtattgtattcctgttggaatggagtattgtagtgctgtagaaatggagtattgtagtcctgtagaaatggagtattgtagtcctgttggaatggagtattgtagtccttttggaatggagtattgtagtcctgttggaatggagtattgtattcctgttggaatggagtattgtagtccttttggaatggagtattgtcgtcctgttggaatcgagtattgtcgtcctgttggaatggactattgtagtccttttggaatggagtattgtagtcctgttggaatggagtattatagtcctgttggaatggagtattgtcgtcctgttggaatggactattgttgtcctgttggaatggagtattgtattcctgttggaatggagtattgtagtcctgttggaatggactattgtagtcctgttggaatggagtattgtcgtcctgttggaatggactattgttgtcctgttggaatggagtattgtagtcctgttggaatggagtattgtagtcctgttggaatggagtattgtagtcctgttggaatggagtattgtggtcctgttggaatggagtattgtagtcctgttggaatggagtattgtagtcctgttggaatggagtatgatattccatttggaatggagtattgtagtcctgtagaaatggagtattgtattcctgttggaatggagtattgtagtcctgtagaaatggagtattgtagtcctgttggaatggagtattgtagtcctgttggaatgcagttttgtagtcctgttggaatggaatattgtattcctgttggaatggagtattgtagtcctgtagaaatggagtattgtagtccttttggaatggagtattgtagtcctgtagaaatggagtattgcagtccttttggaatggattattgtggtccatttggaatggagtattgtagtccatttggaatggattattgtggtccatttggaatggagtattgtagtcctgttggaatggagtattgtagtcctgttggaatggagtattgtagtccatttggaatggagtattgtagtcctgttggaatggagtattgtagtcctgttggaatggagtcttgtagtcctgttggaatggagtattgtcgtcctgtagaaatggagtattgtagtcctgttggaatggagtattgtagtccatttggaatggagtattgtggtcctgttggaatggagtattgtagtcctgttgcaatgaagtattgtagtcctgttggaatggagtattgtagtccatttggaatggagtattgtagtcctgtagaaatggagtattgtagtccttttggaatggagtattgtagtcctgttggaatggagtattgtagtccatttggaatggagtattgtagtcctgcagaaatggagtattgtggtcctgttggaatggagtattgtagtcctgtcgaaatggagtattgtagtccttttggaatggagtattgtagtccttttggaatggagtattgtggtcctgttggaatggagtattgtagtcctgttggaatggagtattgtagtcctgtttgaattgagtattgtcgtcctgttggaatggagtattgtagtccatttggaatggagtattgtagtccttttggaatggagaatTGCAGTCCTGTTTGAATtgagtattgtcgtcctgttggaatggagtattgtagtccgtttggaatggagtattgtagtccttttggaatggagtattgtagtccttttggaatggagtattgtggtcctgttggaatggagtattgtagtcctgttggaatggagtattgtagtccatttggaatggagtattgtagtcctgttggaatggagtattgtggtcctgtagaaatggagtattgtagtccttttggaatgagtattgtagtcctgttggaatggagtattgtagtccttttggaatggagtattgtagtcctgttggaatggagtattgtagtcctgttggaatggagtattgtagtcctgtagaaatggagtattgttgttcccttggaatggagtattgtggtccatttggaatggagtattgtagtcctgtcgaaatggagtattgtagtccctttggaatggagtattgtcgtcctgttggaatggagtattgtagtcctgttggaatggagtattgtagtcctgtggaaatggagtattgtagtccttttggaatggagtattgtagtcctgttggaatagagtattgtagtcctgtagaaatggagtattgtcgtccctttggaatggagtattgtagtcctgttggaatggagtattgtagtcctgtagaaatggagtattgtagtccctttggaatggagtattgtagtcctgtagaaatggagtattgtagtccttttggaatggagtattgtagtcctgttggaatggagtattgtagtccttttggaatggagtattgtagtcctgttggaatggagtattgtagtccctttggaatggaatattgtagtcctgtagaaatggagtattgtagtcctgttggaatggagtattgtagtcctgtagaaatggagtattgtagtccttttggaatggagtattgtagtccttttggaatggagtattgtagtcctgttggaatggagtattgtagtccttttggaatggagtattgtagtcctgttggaatggagtattgtagtcctgttggaatggagtattgtagtcctgttggaatggagttttgtagtccttttggaatggagtattgtagtcctgttggaatggagtattgtagtccctttggaatggagtattttagtcctgtagaaatggagtattgtagtcctgttggaatggagtattgtagtcctgttggaatgcagttttgtagtcctgttggaatggaatattgtattcctgttggaatggagtattgtagtcctgtagaaatggagtattgtagtccctttggaatggagtattgtagtcctgttggaatggaggacTGTAGTCCCGTTGGAATGGAGTCCCGTAGTCCCGTTGGAATGGACtattgtagtcctgttgcaatgaagtattgtagtccttttggaatggagtattgtagtcctgtagaaattgagtattgtagtcctgttggaatcgagtattgtcgtcctgttggaatggactattgtagtccttttggaatggagtattgtagtcctgttggaatggagtattgtagtcctgttggaatggagtattgtattcctgttggaatggagtattgtagtccctttggaatggagtattgtagtccttttggaatggagtattgtagtcctgttggaatcgagtattgtcgtcctgttggaatggactattgtagtccttttggaatggagtattgtagtcctgttggaatggagtattgtagtcctgttggaatcgagtattgtcgtcctgttggaatggactattgtagtccttttggaatggagtattgtagtcctgttggaatggagtattgtattcctgttggaatggagtattgtagtcctgttggaatggagtattgtattcctgttggaatggactattgtagtccttttggaatggagtattgtagtcctgttggaatggagtattgtattcctgttggaatggagtattgtcgtcctgttggaatcgagtattgtcgtcctgttggaatggactattgtagtccttttggaatggagtattgtagaccTGTTGGAATGAAGTAttatagtcctgttggaatggagtattgtcgtcctgttggaatggactattgttgtcctgttggaatggagtattgtattcctgttggaatggagtattgtagtcctgttggaatggactattgtagtcctgttggaatggagtattgtcgtcctgttggaatggactattgttgtcctgttggaatggagtattgtagtcctgttggaatggagtattgtagtcctgttggaatggagtattgtagtcctgttgcaatggagtattgtggtcctgttggaatggagtattgtagtcctgttggaatggagtattgtagtcctgttggaatggagtattgtagtcctgttggaatggagtatgatattccatttggaatggagtattgtagtcctgtagaaatggagtattgtattcctgttggaatggagtattgtagtcctgtagaaatggagtattgtagtcctgttggaatggagtattgtagtcctgttggaatgcagttttgtagtcctgttggaatggaatattgtattcctgttggaatggagtattgtagtcctgtagaaatggagtattgtagtccttttggaatggagtattgtagtcctgtagaaatggagtattgtagtccttttggaatggagtattgtggtcctgttggaatggagtattgtagtcctgttggaatggagtattgtagtccttttggaatggattattgtggtccatttggaatggagtattgtagtccatttggaatggagtattgtagtcctgtagaaatggagtattgtagtccttttggaatggattattgtggtccatttggaatggagtattgtagtcctgttggaatggagtattgtagtcctgttggaatggagtattgtagtccatttggaatggagtattgtagtcctgttggaatggagtattgtagtcctgttggaatggagtcttgtagtcctgttggaatggagtattgtcgtcctgtagaaatggagtattgtagtcctgttggaatggagtattgtagtcctgttggaatggagtattgtagtccatttggaatggagtattgtggtcctgttggaatggagtattgtagtcctgttgcaatgaagtattgtagtcctgttggaatggagtattgtagtccatttggaatggagtattgtagtcctgtagaaatggagtattgtagtccttttggaatggagtattgtagtcctgttggaatggagtattgtagtccatttggaatggagtattgtagtcctgcagaaatggagtattgtggtcctgttggaatggagtattgtagtcctgtcgaaatggagtattgtagtccttttggaatggagtattgtagtccttttggaatggagtattgtggtcctgttggaatggagtattgtagtcctgttggaatggagtattgtcgtcctgttggaatggagtattgtagtccttttggaatggagtattgtagtccttttggaatggagtattgtggtcctgttggaatggagtattgtagtcctgttggaatggagtattgtagtcctgtagaaatggagtattgtagtccttttggaatggagtattgtagtcctgttggaatggagtattgtagtccatttggaatggagtattgtagtcctgcagaaatggagtattgtggtcctgttggaatggagtattgtagtcctgtcgaaatggagtattgtagtccttttggaatggagtattgtagtccttttggaatggagtattgtggtcctgttggaatggagtattgtagtcctgttggaatggagtattgtcgtcctgttggaatggagtattgtagtccatttggaatggagtattgtagtccttttggaatgaagtattgtagtccttttggaatggagtattgtggtcctgttggaatggagtattgtagtcctgttggaatggagtattgtagtcctgttggaatggagtactgtagtcctgttggaatggagtatgatattccatttggaatggagtattgtagtcctgtagaaatggagtattgtattcctgttggaatggagtattgtagtcctgtagaaatggagtattgtagtcctgttggaatggagtattgtagtcctgttggaatgcagttttgtagtcctgttggaatggaatattgtattcctgttggaatggagtattgtagtcctgtagaaatggagtattgtagtccttttggaatggagtattgtagtcctgtagacatggagtattgtagtccttttggaatggagtattgtagtccttttggaatggagtattgtggtcctgttggaatggagtattgtagtcctgttggaatggagcattgtagtccatttggaatggagtattgtagtcctgtagaaatggagtattgtagtccttttggaatggattattgtggtccatttggaatggagtattgtagtcctgttggaatggagtattgtagtcctgttggaatggagtattgtagtccatttggaatggagtattgtagtcctgttggaatggagtattgtagtcctgttggaatggagtcttgtagtcctgttggaatggagtattgtcgtcctgtagaaatggagtattgtagtcctgttggaatggggtattgtagtcctgttggaatgcagttttgtagtcctgttggaatggaatattgtattcctgttggaatggagtatagtagtcctgtagaaatggagtattgtactccctttggaatggagtattgtagtcctgttggaatggagtattgtagtcctgttggaatggagtattgtagtcctgtagaaatggagtattgtagtccctttggaatggagtattgtggtcctgttggaatggagtattgtagtcctgttggaatcgagtattgtcgtcctgttggaatggactattgtagtccttttggaatggagtattgtagtcctgttggaatggagtattgtattcctgttggaatggagtattgtagtcctgttggaatggagtattgtattcctgttggaatggactattgtagtccttttggaatggagtattgtagtcctgttggaatggagtattgtattcctgttggaatggagtattgtcgtcctgttggaatcgagtattgtcgtcctgttggaatggactattgtagtccttttggaatggagtattgtagaccTGTTGGAATGAAGTAttatagtcctgttggaatggagtattgtcgtcctgttggaatggactattgttgtcctgttggaatggagtattgtattcctgttggaatggagtattgtagtcctgttggaatggactattgtagtcctgttggaatggagtattgtcgtcctgttggaatggactattgttgtcctgttggaatggagtattgtagtcctgttggaatggagtattgtagtcctgttggaatggagtattgtagtcctgttgcaatggagtattgtggtcctgttggaatggagtattgtagtcctgttggaatggagtattgtagtcctgttggaatggagtattgtagtcctgttggaatggagtatgatattccatttggaatggagtattgtagtcctgtagaaatggagtattgtattcctgttggaatggagtattgtagtcctgtagaaatggagtattgtagtcctgttggaatggagtattgtagtcctgttggaatgcagttttgtagtcctgttggaatggaatattgtattcctgttggaatggagtattgtagtcctgtagaaatggagtattgtagtccttttggaatggagtattgtagtcctgtagaaatggagtattgtagtccttttggaatggagtattgtggtcctgttggaatggagtattgtagtcctgttggaatggagtattgtagtccttttggaatggattattgtggtccatttggaatggagtattgtagtccatttggaatggagtattgtagtcctgtagaaatggagtattgtagtccttttggaatggattattgtggtccatttggaatggagtattgtagtcctgttggaatggagtattgtagtcctgttggaatggagtattgtagtccatttggaatggagtattgtagtcctgttggaatggagtattgtagtcctgttggaatggagtcttgtagtcctgttggaatggagtattgtcgtcctgtagaaatggagtattgtagtcctgttggaatggagtattgtagtcctgttggaatggagtattgtagtccatttggaatggagtattgtggtcctgttggaatggagtattgtagtcctgttgcaatgaagtattgtagtcctgttggaatggagtattgtagtccatttggaatggagtattgtagtcctgtagaaatggagtattgtagtccttttggaatggagtattgtagtccttttggaatggagtattgtagtcctgttggaatggagtattgtagtccatttggaatggagtattgtagtcctgcagaaatggagtattgtggtcctgttggaatggagtattgtagtcctgtcgaaatggagtattgtagtccttttggaatggagtattgtagtccttttggaatggagtattgtggtcctgttggaatggagtattgtagtcctgttggaatggagtattgtcgtcctgttggaatggagtattgtagtccttttggaatggagtattgtagtccttttggaatggagtattgtggtcctgttggaatggagtattgtagtcctgttggaatggagtattgtagtcctgtagaaatggagtattgtagtccttttggaatggagtattgtagtcctgttggaatggagtattgtagtccatttggaatggagtattgtagtcctgcagaaatggagtattgtggtcctgttggaatggagtattgtagtcctgtcgaaatggagtattgtagtccttttggaatggagtattgtagtccttttggaatggagtattgtggtcctgttggaatggagtattgtagtcctgttggaatggagtattgtcgtcctgttggaatggagtattgtagtccatttggaatggagtattgtagtccttttggaatggagtattgtagtccttttggaatggagtattgtggtcctgttggaatggagtattgtagtcctgttggaatggagtattgtagtcctgttggaatggagtactgtagtcctgttggaatggagtatgatattccatttggaatggagtattgtagtcctgtagaaatggagtattgtattcctgttggaatggagtattgtagtcctgtagaaatggagtattgtagtcctgttggaatggagtattgtagtcctgttggaatgcagttttgtagtcctgttggaatggaatattgtattcctgttggaatggagtattgtagtcctgtagaaatggagtattgtagtccttttggaatggagtattgtagtcctgtagacatggagtattgtagtccttttggaatggagtattgtagtccttttggaatggagtattgtggtcctgttggaatggagtattgtagtcctgttggaatggagcattgtagtccatttggaatggagtattgtagtcctgtagaaatggagtattgcagtccttttggaatggattattgtggtccatttggaatggagtattgtagtcctgttggaatggagtattgtagtcctgttggaatggagtattgtagtccatttggaatggagtattgtagtcctgttggaatggagtattgtagtcctgttggaatggagtcttgtagtcctgttggaatggagtattgtcgtcctgtagaaatggagtattgtagtcctgttggaatggggtattgtagtcctgttggaatgcagttttgtagtcctgttggaatggaatattgtattcctgttggaatggagtattgtagtcctgcagaaatggagtattgtactccctttggaatggagtattgtagtcctgttggaatggagtattgtagtcctgttggaatggagtattgtagtcctgtagaaatggagtattgtagtccctttggaatggagtattgtggtcctgttggaatggagtattgtagtcctgttggaatggagtattgcagTCCTGTttgaatggagtattgtggtcctttTGGAATgaagtattgtggtcctgttggaatggagtattgtggtcctgttggaatggagtattgtagtcctgttggaatggagtattgtagtccttttggaatggagtattgtagtcctgtagaaatggagtattgtagtccttttggaatggagtattgtagtcctgttggaatggagtattgtagtcctgttggaatggagtattgtagtcctgtagaaatggagtattgttgtccccttggaatggagtattgtggtccatttggaatggagtattgtagtcctgtcgaaatggagtattgtagtccctttggaatggagtattgtcgtcctgttgcaatggagtattgtagtcctgtagaaatggagtattgtcgtccctttggaatggagtattgtagtcctgttggaatggagtattgtattcctgttggaatggagtattgtagtccttttggaatggagtattgtcgtcctgt carries:
- the LOC137377260 gene encoding dynein heavy chain-like, whose product is YSIPNGLQCSIPTGLQYSIPTGPQYSIPKGLQYSIPKGLQYSMSTGLQYSIPKGLQYSISTGLQYSIPTGIQYSIPTGLQNCIPTGLQYSIPTGLQYSISTGLQYSIPTGIQYSISTGLQYSIPNGISYSIPTGLQYSIPTGLQYSIPTGLQYSIPTGPQYSIPKGLQYSIPKGLQYSIPNGLQYSIPTGRQYSIPTGLQYSIPTGPQYSIPKGLQYSIPKGLQYSISTGLQYSIPTGPQYSISAGLQYSIPNGLQYSIPTGLQYSIPKGLQYSISTGLQYSIPTGLQYSIPTGPQYSIPKGLQYSIPKGLQYSIPTGRQYSIPTGLQYSIPTGPQYSIPKGLQYSIPKGLQYSISTGLQYSIPTGPQYSISAGLQYSIPNGLQYSIPTGLQYSIPKGLQYSIPKGLQYSISTGLQYSIPNGLQY